The genomic interval CGCTGCGGCTACGCAAGCATTAGCCCGCTATCCGCAGCAGGCAGGGGCAGCAGCGTCGCTCAACACAACAGTGCTATTTGCCGGGGGTGGTTTCGCAGGCACTGTGATTGCGTCAGCTGAACAGCTGCTTCCATTGAGCCTGGGGATTCTGTTCTTGAGCAGCGCCCTTGGCGGTTTCCTGCTGCTCACGCGCCTCAAAGGCAATAGCCTGCAGCACTGCTAACTTTTGCAGAAGAGGCCAGAAAGCCCGACACAAAAATGCCAGAGGCCCCGCAATCGCGAGGCCTCTGGCATTTCTAGCTACCGCAGGGTTCAACCAAATGGCCGTAACCCCTGACGCAAACCAAACAGGAACAGCAAAAGGTCCTGGTCCGGCGCAACCTGTGCCTGCTGCTGCTGTTTCGCTTCCCGCGGCAACGCGCACTGGTCGGCCATTTCAGCCTTGCTGAACACGGTCGGCCTGGGCTCTTCCCAGGCAGCCACCGCCACGGTGGTGACCGCCAGGCCAGCTACCAGGAACAAAGCTCGAGCTATTTCTAGTTTCATTACCCTAACCCTTTGACAGCGCTGCCAAACGCCATCTGGTAAAAGTAGAGCAGCGTCTGCCATTCCGCGTCATTGAGCGACGAATGGCGGCGCAGTTGGCGCAGGTCGTTGCCAGCCGCACGCTGACAACTGATGCGCCGCCTGCACTTCTCAAGGTCCAGCAGCGCCACTTCGACGCGCGCTTGCTCGCCTTCGCCAATCACCTTGATGAATACGTGCTTGCCATACAGGCAGCCGTGCTGCCAGTGCCCCAGGTGCATACGCGCCAGGTTATCCGCCAGGTCCTTGAGCATGCGCTCATGCACCACCTGCGGGTAGCGCTCGCGGGCACCTTCGGCATGCCAGGTGTCTAGCTCGACAAAACCATCCAGCGCTTCGCTCACCAGCAGCGCACGCCACTGGTGGTCGGCATCGCGTTCGGCGCCACAGAAGACAATGCGGGGTACACGCACACCCAGTTGCTCGAAACTGTTCAACGCATCGAGTTCACGCAATACGGTCGGCCGGCCGAAAGGGTGCAGCAGGCTGCGGTAGATATGCCCGACCTGGCGCTTGGCATACAGCAGCTTGCCGCTGGCATCGTTGAGGCGTTGCACACCACTCTCGCCGCCGCGGCGCTGGTTAGGCTCCTCGACCCACTCGCCCTGTTGGCGCCAGTAAAAATCGAACCGCGACTCCCCGTTCTGGGCTACAGCCATCAAACACTACCCCTTACGCAATACATAGACCCGCCACATGGCATAGAACGGCAGGAAGTCGAGGCGTTCCTGGATTCTGAAGCCGGCGGCCCTGAATTCTTCTTCAACCGTTTCGGCAGGTAACACGAAACGGTTCTGGTAATTGTCCTGCTCGGCCTTGGCACTGCGGCGGTGTTCCAGTTTCTTCCGGCGCCAGGCCTTGAAATTGCCATCCACCCACAGTGAAAGGATCACACTATCACGGCTAACCCGCTGAAATTCTGAAAGAATGGTCTTTCGGTGGGCAGATTCGCCAATGTGATGGAACAGGCGCATGCAGAAAATGCTGTCCACCGCGTTATCCGGCAGGTCAATGGCAAACGCTGACGTCTGCAAAGGACGTACCCGCGCCACCACTTCTGGCGGTTGCGCGGCGCACGCTGTCTCGATCATCGCTTCAGAATTGTCGGCACCAATAATCACCCTGTTGGGCTTTTCTGCCAACAGCGGCCAGAAGCGGCCCGCACCGCACGGCAGGTCCAGTACCAGGCCAGGCTCGCCTGCCAATGCCAGGGCGCGGCGCGCCAGTTGCTCATCTCGCTTGTGGGAAAGGCGTCGCGCCAGGCCGTCCTGGTGCTTGAGAAAGTACTCACGCGCATGGTCTTTGTCGTACTTCTCGGAAAATTCAAGCTTGATGGGGCTACGCATTGGGCATCTCCTGACTCCAGTGCCGCTCACCTTAGGCAAGCAAGCGTTGGAATCAGGTCACGCCAATGTGAAAAAAATGTTGCCCTCCCTTCGACCTGTTACAAGCCATTACTCGGCCATGGCGTTCAGGTCGCCTTTGCCCGTGGTACTGCTCAGGTCTACCTGGAAACGGCAACCATGCGGCAAGGTGGATGTCAGGGTGACACGCCAGCCTTGGTCATCACAGATCCGCTGTACCAGCGAAAGCCCCAGCCCCAGGCCCTCACCGCGCCGCTCATCGCCGCGTACGAACGGCTTGAACATGGCCTCGCGCTGCTCTTCGGGAATGCCCACACCGCTGTCCTCCACACTGAAACCGTTGGCTTCCAGGCTCAGGCGGATGTAGCCGCTGTCGGTGTAGTGCGCAGCATTACGCAACAGGTTACCCATCA from Pseudomonas fortuita carries:
- a CDS encoding class I SAM-dependent methyltransferase, yielding MRSPIKLEFSEKYDKDHAREYFLKHQDGLARRLSHKRDEQLARRALALAGEPGLVLDLPCGAGRFWPLLAEKPNRVIIGADNSEAMIETACAAQPPEVVARVRPLQTSAFAIDLPDNAVDSIFCMRLFHHIGESAHRKTILSEFQRVSRDSVILSLWVDGNFKAWRRKKLEHRRSAKAEQDNYQNRFVLPAETVEEEFRAAGFRIQERLDFLPFYAMWRVYVLRKG
- a CDS encoding lipopolysaccharide kinase InaA family protein, which translates into the protein MAVAQNGESRFDFYWRQQGEWVEEPNQRRGGESGVQRLNDASGKLLYAKRQVGHIYRSLLHPFGRPTVLRELDALNSFEQLGVRVPRIVFCGAERDADHQWRALLVSEALDGFVELDTWHAEGARERYPQVVHERMLKDLADNLARMHLGHWQHGCLYGKHVFIKVIGEGEQARVEVALLDLEKCRRRISCQRAAGNDLRQLRRHSSLNDAEWQTLLYFYQMAFGSAVKGLG